Genomic DNA from Theileria equi strain WA chromosome 4 map unlocalized gcontig_1105316255033, whole genome shotgun sequence:
GAGACAAATCTTCACTCTTGGCTGATTCAGCCGTAATGGATTCATTAACCTCCTCATTCTGAGATTGTAGGTTCTCTGATGGAGTGGTATCCTGGGATACCTCAGTAGCTACCGCTCTAAGTTCATCAAGCTTCTTAGTAAACTCATCTTGATCGacctcattccattctccaccaaccttttcaaagtacttatATTCACCATTATTACCCGCATAAACCCAAATCATAGCTAGTGAAGAGTCTCCCTTCGTTGATAGTTCTGCAAACAGGCACTCTTCCTTTCCAGTAGCATTCCAAACAGTAGCTCCAGCATCCATAAGAGAGGTAACCTTAACATCCTTATTTGGAGAGTATTTCTTGACAGTTACTCCCTTTTCATCGTTTGTCTTAATCTTTACCTTGGACCCATCAGGGTTAGCAAGGTCTAAAGTAATGGGACTAGTAATGGTAGGTTGTTCAGATGACTGACGAACTGGAGGTGCTTCACTGGGAGGAACTACAGACTGAGATGGAGTAGAAGCAGCAGTTTCAGTTTGAGGTCGAGGATTTTGAGATCTAGAACTATTTCCACTAGATTGACTAGCACCATAAGAGTGttgttcttcatcaacTTCAGCTTCACTACTAGTAGATTGACTAGATATACTAGCAGAACGGGCTTGAGTTTGAGGTCTAGTAGGAAACTCTACAGGTTTTTGAGGTGTAACAGCTCTGAGATTCTCCGTAGACCCACCATAAGGTTCATTATCGTCATCACTGGTCTTACTCTTGCTACAACATCCTGCACTGCAGAGTCTTACCAAACATACCGTCCATAGTGCTGCTAGAACCTTCATAGTACTCCATTtatgtctcaactggtgtgagcagaatggtcagtatggatgaatgaatgatcAGTGCACAAGAATAACTATAGCTACAGATACACTGCACAGATCTCCGCAACACCCATCCTGTACACACAGACCCCTTGATGATCGCACCTCCGATACTTGTATCAATTCACTCACCAATCAGCGTAGAACTTGACGAGTACGTGTTCGTGCTTTGCAACGAAATCATGTAGTGTGGAATCCGTGAGTACCACAACCTTCTCTTCGCCATCGGCCACTACAGCGCTAGTGAATAGCGCCGCGAGGTAGAATAAAAACTTGatgttcttcatcatttacaCGCACTTGAAATAATGTCTAATTGAGCCAAAATTGACGCCCCAAAGTTTGCTCTTGTGTCTTCTATGAGAGTATGCGTCCTTCCTAATGTGTGTAAGCGCCAGTGTGTAGACTTTTGTCGATCTAATCTGTtgtttacaaattttttgCCTTTGAAGAATTTTCCCGTGTGTATGGTCAAGTACTCATTATGGGGAGCCGCAAGTTCACTGTTGGTAGCCGTAATGTTTGGCACATGACCCTTGACACTGATCACAAGGAGCATCTCTTTTACTGGAGCTCTCTTGGATGGTTGAGTAGACTTTTGATCAGGTTGAGCAACTAGGTGGTCTATACGGTGCCTATGGAAGGCCCGTCACTGGACTGCGACCCCTATGGGTCCATAAGCAGGAAGTgtacctggaagaataaacaGAGGAGAAAAGTGGAAGGAGTCTGAGGAAAATTCAGCGACTGATGATAGCAGTCGGAGGGGCTCTTGTAGCCAGAAAATGTTCAAGTGTGTGCGGACAAGACAGGGTGGAATCCCCGCAATGACGGTGAATCCcatggatgatgaaaaggatgaggGCGTATAAAAAttcttttggatatatAGCtaggggtacctagaaggaTGCATAGGGAGGAGAATGACCATATTGCTCAAGAGGACTAAATTTGGCAAGCATCTCACAGTATAAAGGAAGGAGCAGAAATTACACTAGAAATGGGATTGTCTTGCTGCGAAATCTCTTCCCAAAGGTACAAAATCACTTGCTTCAGGAACAATGATGGCTATGAAGGCTGCTCTCTACGATTAGGCCAGGTCTTCCAGATGATAAGGGGATGAAGAAAGTATTGGAGTAAGGGCACAGATTCTGATGCTACTGAGGTTGTCTTTGATCTCTCTTCCCCCGATCCTTCCTTGGCTATAGAGTATGAAAGCACCGTGGATGGAGGAGCCACTATTTGGGAAGCTAAGGTCTTTTATTTGAGCATATTATTGTCCGTAATTCTGCAATTTTATCCATGTAGTACCTTACTTCTTTTCTTTACGGAAGTAGACAGCTACTACAACCTTCTAGTTCAACCATCAAATGTCTCTCTATAGAGCTGGGAACTGCTCCACTTTAAAACGTTGAGATACCATTTAACCTATCATTGAATCTTATATTTAGTTTTGTGGCATGATAAACAGTTGTTTGTGGCCCTGTAATGTTCAAACTGAGATATCTTCTGATAAATTCAAATCTAACATGTTTGCTATTAAAGGGTATAACTTACCACCCGAGAGGTTCTCGACAAACTTGAGCAAGCTACATCTATCCAAGGCCATTTCAATGTCAATATCATtaaataacattcttggatcAATGAATCTGCAAACTATCCTCTAGTATAGATCGGAAGAATGTCCAGATGAAGAGTCCTCTGTATAATCCTCTTGGTCTATGGTATTCTTCCTCGTCTTTATGTTCATCAATCTTTGTTGGTGAAGATGACATGGGGGTTGGTGTAGGTTTTGCTGGAGCTGAATATGTTTACCGTGGGATATATGCAATGCTTCTGTCTCCTCCCTTCTCTCTTTCCTCTTGCTTAACATGTCTAGTTTCAGATCGGGTGGTGTTGAATCAAATACAAGAAGTGGCTTAATTCCACCTTACAAAATACGAATATATCGGCTCAAAACCAGAAACGTGAGATGTGGACTCACCCTTGGAGTTTACAAGTGTTGAAAGATAGCTTATATTTCTGATTGCGATAGTGAATTGATAGGGAGCTGCTGGTGCATCAATTGCAATGGTATCGCCAGATAGACTTTCTAGCTGTACCTACTAGAAAGTGGAATATAGATGATGAGGCAGCTTCACTCAGGAATTCGATTAAGCCCTTAATCCCCATGTGAGTTCTCCAAAGTTCTGCGCTCTTCCCTTATTATAGCCAAATTCGtcttattcttcctgatTATAATCATACATATTTCCATCTGTTGTATTCTGTAAATCGTGGTAACCTCCTCTACTAACCCTGGGTTAATCATTCGAGGGCTACTTTTCTGGTATAGGCAAGTGTAGAGAGCGGACTGGTTTTATGGATTCTGGAAGTTTACGGCGACTGGATACACCCTGAGTAATTTCCACATACGACTGTGTTGATGATTACTtatcttgttctgtggatagtctctctgacggtgagccATGGAATAGACATGCATAATTTGTTTAGTGGGGAATAATATTGTCTAAAATATCACTGTTTTAAGTGGAAGTAGTCATTCCTTGATCATGGAGGTTGGATGAGCATCTGAGAGTGGAGATTATTTATCCAGGGAACTCAGGTATTTGATCCTCTTAGGTAGCGACCCAGAATGCCTCCTTCTTCATCTGGCGTTATCATAGACATAAGCGAGAATACTCATCCTGGGATTGCTAGATATTATGGAGGCCATAGTAAACTAGATGTTAAGCTGGAAAAGTTGGAGTTTCCAAAGGGTTCTGGCTTTTGGAAGTTCAAACATGTCAAGAATGGTGGAAAACCTTTCAAGATTGCTAATGTTACATACAAAGACAATGAGAGCATCCAGCTCAGCGAACTGCAAATTAATGATCATGATGACATTAAACATCTTGCAGTATGGTACTGGAACAATGACCCAGATCTAGGTGCCCCTCTACTAATAGAGATATTCAAAAATGGACTTTACACTTATCACTACAACAAGGGTAATAACGAATGGCGACCACTTCCCGAAAATCCATATTCTAAGACTCCGCTCTCCGGCAAACCCCTCGAGGCTCAACTGGAATATCTCAACTGCCAACATTATAAATCGGTAATTTTGGATCTTAGCAAGAATATATCTGAAGGGACAAGGACGTATTGTTGCGTTTACCATAATACTAGACATAAGGTTACAGTTAGCAAGGATTTTGTTACTGTTGATTCTTCATCCCTTCCATTCTACAAGCATCACATTGGCGTCGGAACTACACTTTCTGGTATAAAATACTACCTAAATGGAGAGACTAATGACAAGAGGGGTGTAAAATTAAGTGGATACCCGTTTCCCATTCCTGATGTCAAAGCCGTATATGCGGTTTACTGCAAAGATGGTGCTCCAAAACTTTTATACATAGAAAAGACCAAAGGCACAGGTTGGTTCAAGCAAAATACTAGTGATATTTGGATAGAAGTCTTGGACGGAGTTCCTGGTCCAGATAAAACCGGAAAAGGTGGCAGTAGTGACGGCTTTAAACAACTTGTTGGCGCACTAAATGACGCTGGTTGTCTAAGCCATCAACCTTTGTCTCCCcaaacttcttcatctggTGTTACTATTAACATAAAGCAGCATACCGCTAAACCTGGAAGTACTATATATCCTTCTGGCTCTGGTTTCTGGAAGTTCATTCATATAAAGAACAGTCCTGGAGACCAGTCTTTTGAGGTGGAGAAAGTAATATTTGGAGACAATAGTAAGGATATTACGAGAGAGATAGGGATTAGTCCGAATGATAAAATTACGCAGCTATCAGTATGGTACTGGAAGGGAGACCAGGGAATGACAAATCCCCTACTTGTAGAGGTACTCAAAGATGGAAAGTATACATACACATCTAACAAGGGAGGTGGTGGTAATAACTTAACTTGGCAACAACTTCCTAGAAGAGATAGTGAGAGTTATCCACTCCAGGGTGAAGCCCTTGAACAAGAACTTGATAACCTGAACTGTTACAACAACAATGTAGTTACCTTGAATTTATCCCTCAAAAATCCCAAGACTTATCGCAATGGACACTCGTATTGTTGCAAAGAACATGGTTGTGGTCGAGAAAAGGTATCCGTTAGTAAGGACTTTATCACTGTTGGCTCTTCACCTATTCCATATCTCAAACATGAGGTTGATCAAAATTCAAAAGTGGCAGCTATTAAGTACAATGATAGCAAAGGTGataggaagagaataactTCTAATGGTCTACAGTTTCCCATAGATGGTCCGACTAGTATTAGTGTCTTCTACTGCCAAAGGAAACCAGTACTCATACATGTCGAAAGCAATGGAAACCCTAGGATCAAAAGTTGGTACAAGCAAAGGGATGGTGATACATGGGAAGAAACTTTGAATGGAGCTCCTAATCCGGACGAAATTGACGATGGCTTTAAACAACTTGTGGAGGAACTAAGGAGTGTTGGCTGTCGAAACCTGAAAACACATGCTGAACCTTCTAAACCCTCATCTCGACCAGGTATTGATAGTGATCCTGGACTTAGAGGGCCTAAAGGTGAAAAGGATCCACAAACTATTACCTATCCTGCTATTCCTACTCCTGAAGTTAGACAAGAAGCTTCTCCTGGTTCTTCTGAAGTTCCTCAAACTCCTCATAAACCCGCTGTTAAAGAAACTGcttctggagatactaCTCCATCCATATCTAATCCTCATGATGGAGCTATAAACCCTGAAGATCAAGGTAAAACTGCTAAAGATACCACTGATTCCGCTTCTTCTCCTAATCTCAAGAACAAGTTGCTAGACCTTCTGGACTACAAAATCCTATTCTTGCTCTTGATTCTTCTGTTGCTCCTGATGTTAGCAGTAAGGAGACGGAGGAGGAAAAAGTACCTTAATCTGCTCCTAAAACTACTGGTTCTGTTAATGTTGATACTTTTGTTAATGTTAAACCTGAACAGGTGACTTCACCTCCCACCGAATCTAAGAAAGCCTCTACAGAAGTCCCTCAGGATGCTACTACTTCCCTCCTAATATCTCTGGTTCTGCTATCGCTAATACTTCTACCTCTGAAGCTCTTCCTACCATAGTCTCACCATCTCCTGATTTAAAGACCTGTTTTGTGCTTATCAAACGGTCCTTAAACACTCCTTGTAATATTAAACACGTTCGAGTTGCAATGCAGTCTTACTATTTAATCTGTGCTGGCTTTTGGAAACTTAGCAAACTAGCATGGATTTAtctaaaggatatttaAAGTTTCAAGTAAATTAAATCTTATTATCGTATATTGCGTGGTAGATGGCGTTAGTGGTACCAGGTGTGTAGATTGATACTAATAATAAAGAGGATCGTGGTGGATGGGTCCCTGTTACGTCATTGCATTGACGTTTATTCCTTTGGCTTGGCCCAATGTCTACTTTCTCATTATTTAAAAGTCTTTAAACTTGTAAAAAGTGACCCTAACCTATTTTAAGACTTTTTGTATGTCTGTTTACTCTTAAAACCCTGTATAGAACTATTTTATAAGCGCATGCAGATTTGTCAACAAGAATTTATCCCAACCAGATCTATTTCTAGCGGTTATAGCGTTTTATACTCACAATAGACCCATGTATAAACACCATTTTGCAAAGTATCGTGATTGGCAGAGTTTTATGTGGACTTGGATTCTATTAGACCGGTTTGCATTTCTGAATTTCACTCTCTCTATATACACCCTATGGATCAATATACAAGCTTAAAAATGATTAAAATGGCTGATTGTTGCAATGTTCTTACATTTACCCCTTTCTAGCTCAGCTACTCTCCAGACTAAAGAGATGTTTATACGAGCCTCTAGATGATTATCTGGTACGAACCTAAATATATTCATCTAGGTACATCCACATTATTCCTAACATCTTTAAAAAATTCAATGTGACGAAGCTGGAGATGTGCAATCACGCTACACATCCGTTTCACTCCATGGCTTAGACCATCTCACAGATTGACTATATTTACAATCCACCGGTTTTAGCATTCGTATCATACACGGGCAAATAACCTGAGAGAGTTACAGCAGTGTATTTGCTCAGGAACATCATCATTCCTCTCCAATCCCTCGCCACCCTTCTTCCCATGTATCTCTCTACCTAAGGGCCATGGAGTGTTTATACCTGTCATATCATCTTCTCTATAAACTATAACTCTATATACACTCCACAAAGCTCTATAAATGGATAAATAGTCGAGTTTTATGGGCACCATGCATCTGGGCCACCAAAGTGACTCTACCGTTGATTCTACTCGATGCACTCGATACATTTCCATTAAAAACATCAATAAAACTATATAGTCGAGCATATAGCACAAATTCTGGAGGTTTTCTGGAAAGCGAGAGACCGGAAACCCCGACACAACAGGTCCTCTCAATTCGCTTAAATCTGCACACATTTCAATCATTCCCTGCCATACAAGCCATTTTAATAGAGGAATTACAAACACAAAGTTTCACGGGGAAACTCTGAGACCAGAGTGAATACCAGCGACTCCTGTCTAAACTTCAGGGTTGACGtttttgaaatttgttTTAATTCTGCCTGAAATCTCACATCAAAGCAGCATCTGTACCTCATTACAGGTTTATGACCAGTCTAAGAGGAAATGTGTTTGCTCTATAGCATCCTTTGTTCATCTCTCCAGTGACGGTCAAAATGTCGATTTCAGCCACAAAATTCGTCGACAACGGGGAGCTTAAGAGGGTAATTGATAAGGGGAAAGAGGGTTACAACATCCACTGCTACAAAAGGAGCACTTTGATCATCAATGACAGCATAAAACTCATGAAGCTCTACATCCACCTAAACCCAGAAATCTCCATGATATTCAATGTACTGGAACCAGAATGGATTCAGCACATGATGGACGCGAGTGAGGGCAAATGGGTCAAGAGCCAAACCTCTAGAGGACTAAGTAGTGGACACCCGGTGAGTTAAATGCGCTCCATAAAAATCCACAGGACACCTACCAAACGACTGTTAGTGAGACCAGAAAGAGTCAAAGTGCAATATTTGAGCATGAAGAGACTGATGTAATCGCAAAAATTGAACGCAGAGTTGCGCTAGTCGCAGGAATTGGCGTAGAGTTTTTAGAAAAACTGGTCATGGTAAAGTATAACCCAGGGGACTATTTCAAAGAACATCACGATGGATCATTTAGAACCGCAACAATTTTACTCTACTTAAATGGTTAGTTTATTGAGTGTAAATTGGTCTCTGCATGCATAAATTTTGATCACCGTGTCCATGCATTTACAGATGTGGAAGGAGGAGAGACTGTTTTCCCAAATCTAGGGCTCGCAATAAAACCAGTTGGAAATTCGGCTGTTTTTTGGAGAAACTTGAATGGTGAAAATGAAATGGACGAAAGGATGATACATGCAGGAACAACACCAAAAGTAGGCACAAAATATGTGGTCAATTGTTTTTTTAACGTAGAAGCGATACGAAATGATGACTAGAACATGTAGTTTTTctgaaaatgtaaatagATTTTGTAATGTTTTTTGTACACTTTTGCATGCATATAGATAACACAAAGAGATTACTTGTCGCAAATACAAACTCGGACCGTATCGAGATATTTTACAGGATCTAAAATATGCTAAATAACTGTATCCACTGAACTGGTACTGCCTAGGAGGAACAAACATGTGGTTAAATAATAAATTGTAGAGTTAGTATAAAACTTAGGACCTTTAAAGTGAATAACAAGGTGATTATTCCTggggataattatcccgacttgACTATTGAGAATAGTCGACAATTtctttacacatttgacaAAATTACAGGTATTATAATGATGTTAGTCATCATAAACAAAATTAAGCACTTtaacaaaatttacaataGGAATCCCATAGTTGAGGACATAGACAAAATTCATTTTATTCGTACTTCTTCGGATAAAAAATACTACATTGGTTTACTGAATGTGGCAAGTATAATTCTAGTAACACTCCTTGTGGAATTGGTAAAGAAGTTATACAGTTCAAGGGTGCCCAATCCAGTTACTGTTACACCTCCAACGGTTCCTCCAGCTGCAGCTGCTACCGTATTTGTGGAATTCTGTTCTCTAGAAGAGACAGTATGTAAATTTGAGGACTCAGAAGATGTATCTGATCCTTCACTGGATTTATGCCTCTGTAATGCATGATAAGCCGTTTCTAAAAATTTGCCTTTCAATTCAGGGTCTCGCAAAGTTTCAGCAAGTATATTAGAAACAATTTTGTCTTCTTCTCCCAAAGACTCAAGTGATACGAtccatttatcattttctcCCCTTCTATACCAACTATGTCCATCCGCTTCTTGGTTGATTTGAAGTAAAAAAGGTGTTCCAACGTAACTATATACGCAAACATTTGACACATCTTTGGCGGATGGTAACCCGCTTTGGGGTGTTTGGCTGTCCTTAAATCCGGATATTGAAAACTTAGTAGCGTCTATTGTGTGAAGGTGCCGATCATATTGATGGATATTTTTTTCATGTCTCACAGAAATCATTTTTCCATGGCAATTAGAACAAAAATAATAGTCGTTTGGGTTAGAAATGTCAATGATATGGGCATCATTATATTTACAGGACTTCTTTTCTAAGTGGGTATAAAGTGTCGTAGAACTTATAGAATGGTCTATTTTCCAAGTCTTCCTCTGAATAGTGTAAAActcatcttcatttccaagttgaattagGAGTGGCTGGCTGTAGCTATAATCAAGTTCCCAGTAATAGACATTAATTTCACTGTAAGAACGATTAAATTTTTTGGCTCTTTTGAATGGTATCGGATTTCCCTCCTTTACTGTAGATACAAGTCGAATTTGAGACTCTACAATCACACTATGTTTACGATATTGATAATTAATATATTCACTTTGAAGCTCAGATCTCACCTTTGGAATTCTAtaatcaaaatttttagtAGTAGTTTGTCCATTTATACAATATTCTCCAACTGAATCAAGGTTTAGGACTAATGGATACTCTAGATCGGTGGCTATTTCTGGGAGCCTTGTAAATAGTTGGGATCCATTCGTAATATTTTCTCTTGACCAAGTCTTCTTCTTCCCGGTAAATCTATAGTAATCAAATATATGTGATGTGTCGTCTATAGTCCTTGTTAATTTTATCAATAGTGGGAGTGagttttcttcatcatgTGAAAAGAAAAATACTGAAGCTGTGGCATAGAGCGAAATATCATAAAATCCTTTTTGTGGTTTGCCATCATAAGTTATTGCATTCAAGTAGTAACCCTGCTCTAAAAGGTTGTTTGGAATAATATGGTCGTATACCCTATATCCTTTAAGcgtttcttctttttcttctctgAGTGCACCTTCAAGATCCCTAACCTTTATCTTTGTTGTATCTTTCTTTACCAAAGTTACATATCCATTTCCTGCAAAATACTGAAATTTACCTCCACTATAAAAcacatcttcatcattttcgGTTctctttgaaatgtctaaatttatatttttggaCATTGCGTTCCCATAAACCATAATCGGTTCCTTTTAATTATATTAGagtaaaaattttgatttacATCTCAGTATCATAATCCTGTAAGGGCTAAAAAAGCAACAGTACCAATTTTTTAATCACACATAATAACTTTAAAGGTTATAATTTAAACACCTTACTAGGTTAGCACTTTTCATGGGTTCGCTCCTAATGAAAAATATTGTTTTAGACTGAATCATACATTGTATCTTGAGAATCACCAAGAACAACTTGCAAACTAAACCAATCGAAAActttataaaatattataCGGAATTTCGTGATATGCTCCAAATACTCCAAGGTCTAGTCGATGCTTAATAACTTGTTCCTGGTAACATCACAGGAAAAATTAACCTTGTTGACTAACCTGTAGAACCTACAAGTGACACTAGTGCCACAACAAGATTAGTC
This window encodes:
- a CDS encoding hypothetical protein (encoded by transcript BEWA_013740A), with amino-acid sequence MPPSSSGVIIDISENTHPGIARYYGGHSKLDVKLEKLEFPKGSGFWKFKHVKNGGKPFKIANVTYKDNESIQLSELQINDHDDIKHLAVWYWNNDPDLGAPLLIEIFKNGLYTYHYNKGNNEWRPLPENPYSKTPLSGKPLEAQLEYLNCQHYKSVILDLSKNISEGTRTYCCVYHNTRHKVTVSKDFVTVDSSSLPFYKHHIGVGTTLSGIKYYLNGETNDKRGVKLSGYPFPIPDVKAVYAVYCKDGAPKLLYIEKTKGTGWFKQNTSDIWIEVLDGVPGPDKTGKGGSSDGFKQLVGALNDAGCLSHQPLSPQTSSSGVTINIKQHTAKPGSTIYPSGSGFWKFIHIKNSPGDQSFEVEKVIFGDNSKDITREIGISPNDKITQLSVWYWKGDQGMTNPLLVEVLKDGKYTYTSNKGGGGNNLTWQQLPRRDSESYPLQGEALEQELDNLNCYNNNVVTLNLSLKNPKTYRNGHSYCCKEHGCGREKVSVSKDFITVGSSPIPYLKHEVDQNSKVAAIKYNDSKGDRKRITSNGLQFPIDGPTSISVFYCQRKPVLIHVESNGNPRIKSWYKQRDGDTWEETLNGAPNPDEIDDGFKQLVEELRSVGCRNLKTHAEPSKPSSRPGIDSDPGLRGPKGEKDPQTITYPAIPTPEVRQEASPGSSEVPQTPHKPAVKETASGDTTPSISNPHDGAINPEDQGKTAKDTTDSASSPNLKNKLLDLLDYKILFLLLILLLLLMLAVRRRRRKKYLNLLLKLLVTSPPTESKKASTEVPQDATTSLLISLVLLSLILLPLKLFLP
- a CDS encoding conserved hypothetical protein (encoded by transcript BEWA_013750A), which produces MSISATKFVDNGELKRVIDKGKEGYNIHCYKRSTLIINDSIKLMKLYIHLNPEISMIFNVLEPEWIQHMMDASEGKWVKSQTSRGLSSGHPDTYQTTVSETRKSQSAIFEHEETDVIAKIERRVALVAGIGVEFLEKLVMVKYNPGDYFKEHHDGSFRTATILLYLNDVEGGETVFPNLGLAIKPVGNSAVFWRNLNGENEMDERMIHAGTTPKVGTKYVVNCFFNVEAIRNDD
- a CDS encoding hypothetical protein (encoded by transcript BEWA_013760A) encodes the protein MSKNINLDISKRTENDEDVFYSGGKFQYFAGNGYVTLVKKDTTKIKVRDLEGALREEKEETLKGYRVYDHIIPNNLLEQGYYLNAITYDGKPQKGFYDISLYATASVFFFSHDEENSLPLLIKLTRTIDDTSHIFDYYRFTGKKKTWSRENITNGSQLFTRLPEIATDLEYPLVLNLDSVGEYCINGQTTTKNFDYRIPKVRSELQSEYINYQYRKHSVIVESQIRLVSTVKEGNPIPFKRAKKFNRSYSEINVYYWELDYSYSQPLLIQLGNEDEFYTIQRKTWKIDHSISSTTLYTHLEKKSCKYNDAHIIDISNPNDYYFCSNCHGKMISVRHEKNIHQYDRHLHTIDATKFSISGFKDSQTPQSGLPSAKDVSNVCVYSYVGTPFLLQINQEADGHSWYRRGENDKWIVSLESLGEEDKIVSNILAETLRDPELKGKFLETAYHALQRHKSSEGSDTSSESSNLHTVSSREQNSTNTVAAAAGGTVGGVTVTGLGTLELYNFFTNSTRSVTRIILATFSKPM